Proteins co-encoded in one Flavivirga eckloniae genomic window:
- a CDS encoding glycoside hydrolase family 5 protein, with protein MQLRVKIAFVKNVILGLLIILSVFLGCSKKEVALEKFKVKRGTNIAHWLSQSDRRGIEREQFFTKADVEKVASMGFDHIRLPIDEEQMWDENGNRHEDAFQLMESCINWCAENNLRVIVDMHILRSHHFNAKEKPLWTDPAEQDKFFDLWKDLSKSLKKFPNSLVAYELMNEAVADNHESWNNLLNKAVSVIRELEKERTIVIGSNRWQAVDTFDALRVPENDKNILLSFHFYEPFLLSHYAARWTYLKDYKGPVHYPGKILTRQEFESLPEAIKANAEVEKWVDKEFNKEVLFDMWQKPIKKAKDLGLQLYCGEFGIISNAPEEIGLIWYQDMIELFNETGIGYANWNYKSDNFGLTHMDGTENKELISIVLSSK; from the coding sequence ATGCAATTAAGAGTAAAAATAGCATTTGTTAAAAACGTTATATTAGGATTACTTATCATATTAAGTGTTTTTTTAGGATGCTCTAAAAAAGAGGTAGCACTCGAAAAATTTAAAGTTAAAAGAGGAACTAACATTGCCCATTGGTTGTCGCAAAGCGATAGAAGAGGTATAGAAAGAGAGCAATTCTTCACTAAAGCAGATGTTGAAAAAGTTGCCAGTATGGGGTTCGATCATATTAGATTACCCATAGACGAAGAACAAATGTGGGATGAAAATGGAAACCGTCATGAAGATGCCTTTCAACTTATGGAAAGCTGCATTAATTGGTGTGCCGAAAACAATCTTAGAGTAATTGTCGACATGCATATTTTAAGATCACATCATTTTAATGCAAAAGAAAAACCTTTGTGGACAGACCCTGCAGAACAAGATAAGTTTTTCGATTTGTGGAAAGACCTATCAAAATCGCTAAAAAAATTCCCAAATAGTTTAGTTGCTTACGAGTTAATGAATGAGGCCGTTGCAGACAATCATGAATCTTGGAATAATTTATTAAACAAAGCCGTTTCTGTTATTCGCGAATTGGAAAAAGAACGCACCATAGTAATAGGTTCGAACAGATGGCAAGCCGTAGATACCTTTGACGCATTACGAGTACCAGAGAATGATAAAAACATCCTTTTAAGCTTTCACTTTTACGAGCCTTTTCTTTTAAGTCATTATGCAGCAAGATGGACCTATTTAAAAGATTATAAAGGCCCAGTACATTACCCCGGTAAAATTTTAACCAGACAAGAATTTGAATCACTTCCAGAAGCTATTAAAGCAAATGCAGAGGTCGAAAAATGGGTAGATAAGGAGTTTAATAAAGAGGTGCTGTTTGATATGTGGCAAAAACCTATTAAAAAAGCTAAAGATTTAGGATTACAATTATACTGCGGTGAATTTGGAATTATTTCTAACGCACCAGAAGAAATAGGGCTTATCTGGTATCAAGATATGATTGAGCTTTTTAACGAAACAGGTATAGGCTATGCCAATTGGAATTATAAAAGCGACAATTTTGGATTGACTCATATGGATGGCACAGAAAATAAAGAACTTATATCAATTGTTTTGAGCAGTAAATAA
- a CDS encoding sigma-70 family RNA polymerase sigma factor, with protein sequence MLNNIIEAGLNPQIETMFLKHYKEWCLLSYSYMEDMSEAEDMVQDVFVKILKRKKATRILDLKNYISMAVRNTCLKRIQRTKKTERIKDYSLAALSPSHEEFLIDIENRTKIENALNVLPTQSKRVFELCVLEGAKYKSAADVLGISINTVKFHLKKSFKILRFTLQSAYI encoded by the coding sequence ATGTTGAATAATATTATAGAAGCCGGTCTAAACCCTCAAATAGAGACAATGTTTCTAAAGCATTATAAAGAATGGTGCTTGCTTTCTTATAGCTATATGGAAGATATGTCTGAAGCAGAGGATATGGTTCAGGATGTTTTTGTGAAAATTTTAAAAAGAAAAAAAGCTACCAGAATTTTAGATCTCAAAAATTATATTAGTATGGCAGTTCGAAATACCTGTTTAAAGCGGATACAACGAACAAAAAAAACAGAACGGATTAAAGATTATAGTTTAGCTGCTTTATCACCTTCTCATGAAGAGTTTTTAATTGATATAGAAAACAGAACAAAAATAGAAAATGCACTAAACGTTTTACCTACACAAAGTAAGCGGGTTTTTGAATTATGCGTATTAGAAGGTGCTAAATATAAGAGCGCAGCAGATGTATTGGGAATATCAATAAATACAGTGAAGTTCCATTTAAAGAAATCGTTTAAAATATTACGTTTTACATTGCAAAGTGCCTATATTTAG
- a CDS encoding TetR/AcrR family transcriptional regulator, with the protein MKNRRTNILSVSRKLFNKQGFSNVTIRMIAQELRISSGNLNYHFKRREDILEALYFEMVSEFDSRVKQLDEREITFKTVKEDIKLSMQKMVEYQFFWTDLYNLLQLNNKIKLHFEKIYENRFKGYQFLFSTLIEKQYLQSFEFINESQFLIERMIGFSNTWIYNSHLYQKEINQNYIELQSNNLLFMIYPYLTNLGKIEYKKLIPDCFV; encoded by the coding sequence ATGAAAAATAGAAGAACAAATATCTTATCAGTTTCCAGAAAGTTATTTAATAAACAGGGATTTAGCAATGTAACTATTAGGATGATTGCACAAGAATTAAGAATAAGTTCAGGGAATTTGAATTATCATTTTAAAAGAAGAGAAGATATTTTAGAGGCTTTATATTTTGAAATGGTTTCAGAGTTTGATTCTCGAGTCAAACAATTGGATGAAAGAGAGATTACTTTTAAAACTGTTAAAGAAGATATTAAATTGAGTATGCAAAAAATGGTTGAGTATCAATTTTTTTGGACAGATTTATATAATTTACTCCAATTAAATAATAAAATAAAACTTCATTTCGAAAAGATTTATGAAAACCGATTTAAAGGGTATCAATTTTTGTTTAGCACTTTAATAGAAAAGCAATATCTGCAAAGTTTTGAATTTATTAATGAGAGTCAATTTTTGATTGAAAGAATGATAGGTTTCAGTAATACTTGGATATACAATTCTCATTTATATCAAAAAGAGATTAATCAAAATTATATAGAACTACAATCTAATAACTTATTGTTTATGATTTATCCTTACCTAACAAATTTGGGTAAAATTGAATATAAAAAACTTATTCCTGATTGTTTTGTGTAA
- a CDS encoding hybrid sensor histidine kinase/response regulator transcription factor yields MKNIIYFVIYYVLLSPLFIWSQEPNQEFRFVNIKDGIPKTGVSNIIQDHYGFIWIGTTGTGLYKFDGINYTVYKYGLRDTTSLSSSRIECTYLDSKNRLWIGTENGLNLYNRELDQFKRITVDDMPLNNAFILSLEEDSLNNLLIGTHGQGLYKLDLETFNIERVLSSTFENRLQIYINNIQHSKQGKTFVGTNFGLKEIDFVNNKLIQTRLFLNDKKSINTHIETQLIDSNNNLWVGTKDKGLFKCTLSDDANNNVIAVDTFKFSTKKIMTIVELANKTFIVGTENDGLFHIKADGEVIKNYVLSKTEENSILHNSIWSLFEDSNKRIWMGYFNSGVAVSDKLYDKFSDIKSLPTNDNSLRIGSVLGMVEDEFKNIWIATDGGGIDIYNKKTGKISHINSQEKSIYSGLTTDYIKTLLVDSKGNIWVGSWDSGIFILNKNEKKFVNYNVENTSGALKANTIVSLSEDSKGTIWIGTFSQGLHSYNPKTKTFKKHDSDAFVSSGLSTIDVRKVLVDSEDIIWIGTTNGLFKVARLKESLSIIFLGNKMTEAYKNSSDANHILAIYEDSKGHIWIGTRGTGLCKYDKTKDEYTWFNKDTGFNVENISAIIEEGDSNLWVSGNTGLAKIDLKNFSTTNYTINDGLLSNDFNFGAVLKGDDGQLYFGNVKGVDYFNPKEIKINNSPPLLHLTDFKLFNEKVIPKVEESPLDKVISETDSISLTHKQSVFTIEYSGINYTRPEKNNYAYYLEGYETTWNYVGQKRSATYTNLDAGDYTFKLKAANNDGVWNVNPLELKITVLPPWWRTNWAIFSYLLVFLYGVYLLNKLTQSRIKEKQQIRNERLQQVQNDELNKKKIQFFTNISHEFRTPLTLILNPLKDILNNTTLNLPQEVNNKHAIIYKNTDRLYRLINELMDLRKLELRKMNVRAEKINLIQFSENIAGYFQEEAFKKSILLSVDADMPDITVWADTKMLEKIIFNLLSNAIKVTPDGGSITIELLSTDQLYILPLIDEEKPIKVVEIIISDTGPGLEEDQVSKIFERFYQVEGLNKTYFGGTGIGLEVVQNFVKLHKGIIDVKSKIGEGTTFKILFPAGNTHFTENEIVLNSKALHQKKEDFLSVPTLDITEKPNSNVQVQKTETILIVEDNVELRDYLKYELSDQYKVLLASNGKSGIKMARESFPDVIVTDVIMPEMSGFEFCKIIKTDASTSHIPLLMLTAKSTIENRIEGLENGADAYMVKPFDLKLLKLRISQLIKSRQLIFDKYFSAISGSEENNNTSSIDKEFIQKLLSYINDNISNSNLSVEELATHLNLSRSQLYRKVKALTGQTINEFIRRIRLERAKQTIEKGSSNISEACYSVGFTSPSYFSKCFKAHFGVLPTEIK; encoded by the coding sequence ATGAAAAATATAATTTACTTTGTTATCTACTATGTATTACTAAGTCCATTATTCATTTGGTCCCAAGAACCTAATCAAGAGTTTCGTTTTGTTAATATAAAAGATGGTATTCCCAAAACCGGGGTTTCAAATATTATTCAAGATCATTACGGTTTTATATGGATAGGAACTACAGGAACCGGTTTGTACAAGTTTGATGGTATAAATTATACAGTTTATAAATATGGGCTACGAGATACAACATCATTAAGTAGTAGTAGAATAGAATGTACGTATCTAGACAGTAAAAATAGGCTTTGGATTGGCACAGAAAATGGCTTAAATCTTTACAACAGGGAGTTGGATCAATTTAAAAGAATCACTGTAGATGATATGCCGCTTAATAATGCTTTCATTTTATCTTTAGAAGAAGATAGCCTAAATAACTTATTAATCGGAACACACGGTCAAGGGTTGTATAAACTGGATCTGGAGACATTTAATATTGAAAGAGTTTTAAGCTCAACATTCGAAAATAGGCTACAGATATATATAAATAATATACAACACTCTAAACAAGGCAAAACTTTTGTAGGGACTAATTTCGGACTCAAAGAAATTGATTTCGTTAACAACAAACTTATACAAACCAGGTTATTTTTAAACGATAAAAAATCTATTAATACCCATATAGAAACACAGCTAATAGATTCTAATAACAACCTGTGGGTAGGTACAAAAGATAAAGGGCTTTTTAAATGTACTTTAAGCGATGATGCTAATAATAATGTTATAGCAGTTGATACATTTAAATTTTCTACTAAAAAAATAATGACTATAGTAGAATTGGCAAATAAAACTTTTATAGTCGGTACAGAAAACGATGGACTTTTTCATATAAAAGCAGATGGAGAAGTTATTAAAAACTATGTTTTAAGTAAAACCGAAGAAAATAGTATTCTTCATAATTCCATCTGGTCATTATTTGAAGATAGCAATAAACGGATTTGGATGGGGTATTTTAATAGTGGTGTGGCCGTTAGCGATAAGCTCTACGATAAATTTTCAGACATTAAAAGCTTACCTACTAACGATAATTCGTTAAGAATAGGGTCGGTTTTGGGTATGGTAGAAGATGAATTTAAAAATATATGGATAGCTACAGATGGTGGGGGCATTGATATTTATAATAAAAAAACGGGCAAAATTTCACATATCAATAGTCAGGAAAAATCAATTTATTCCGGTTTAACAACAGATTATATTAAAACATTACTAGTAGATTCTAAAGGCAATATTTGGGTTGGTAGTTGGGATAGTGGTATTTTTATTCTTAATAAAAACGAAAAAAAGTTCGTTAACTATAATGTAGAAAACACTTCTGGAGCATTAAAAGCGAATACCATTGTTAGTTTGTCCGAAGACTCCAAAGGAACAATTTGGATTGGCACATTTTCGCAAGGGCTTCATTCCTATAACCCGAAAACCAAGACTTTTAAAAAACACGATTCAGATGCTTTTGTTAGTAGCGGACTTTCTACCATAGATGTTAGAAAGGTTTTGGTTGATTCGGAAGATATTATTTGGATAGGAACTACAAACGGCTTGTTTAAAGTAGCGCGATTAAAAGAATCGCTTAGTATTATTTTTTTAGGTAATAAAATGACTGAGGCCTATAAGAATTCTTCAGATGCAAATCATATCCTTGCAATTTATGAGGATTCTAAAGGCCATATATGGATTGGTACACGTGGAACTGGGCTTTGCAAATATGATAAAACAAAAGACGAATATACTTGGTTTAATAAAGACACAGGTTTTAACGTAGAAAATATTTCAGCAATTATAGAAGAGGGTGATAGCAATTTATGGGTAAGTGGGAATACTGGACTTGCTAAAATTGATCTAAAAAATTTTAGTACGACCAACTATACGATTAACGATGGTTTATTATCTAACGATTTTAATTTCGGAGCAGTATTAAAAGGAGACGACGGGCAACTATATTTTGGAAACGTTAAAGGAGTAGATTATTTTAATCCGAAGGAAATAAAAATCAATAATAGCCCACCATTGTTGCACCTTACAGACTTTAAATTATTCAATGAAAAAGTTATTCCAAAAGTTGAAGAGTCTCCACTCGATAAGGTTATTTCAGAAACCGATAGCATTAGTTTAACACATAAACAATCTGTGTTTACCATTGAGTATTCGGGAATTAATTATACCAGACCAGAAAAAAACAATTATGCCTATTATTTAGAAGGTTACGAAACAACCTGGAATTATGTTGGTCAAAAAAGAAGTGCGACCTATACCAATTTAGATGCAGGCGATTATACTTTTAAGCTAAAAGCAGCTAACAACGATGGGGTATGGAATGTAAACCCATTAGAATTAAAGATTACCGTGCTGCCTCCATGGTGGCGAACAAATTGGGCAATCTTTTCATATTTACTAGTATTCCTTTATGGTGTTTATCTATTAAACAAGTTAACACAAAGCAGGATAAAGGAAAAGCAGCAAATAAGAAACGAACGCTTACAACAGGTTCAAAATGATGAGTTAAACAAGAAAAAAATCCAATTTTTCACTAATATCTCGCATGAGTTTAGAACCCCATTAACATTGATTCTTAATCCGCTTAAGGATATACTTAACAATACAACTCTTAATTTACCACAAGAGGTTAATAATAAACATGCCATAATTTATAAGAATACAGATAGACTCTACAGACTCATTAATGAACTTATGGATTTAAGAAAGCTGGAACTGAGAAAAATGAATGTTAGAGCAGAAAAAATCAACCTCATACAGTTTTCAGAAAACATAGCCGGGTATTTTCAAGAAGAAGCTTTTAAAAAGAGTATTTTGTTAAGTGTAGATGCAGATATGCCCGATATAACAGTTTGGGCAGACACGAAAATGCTCGAAAAAATCATATTCAATTTATTGTCGAACGCTATTAAAGTAACTCCAGATGGCGGTTCAATAACAATAGAACTTTTATCGACAGACCAGTTGTACATATTACCATTAATAGACGAGGAAAAACCTATAAAAGTGGTGGAAATAATAATTTCAGATACAGGACCAGGATTAGAAGAAGATCAAGTATCAAAAATATTCGAACGTTTTTATCAAGTTGAAGGTTTAAACAAAACTTATTTTGGAGGCACAGGGATAGGGCTAGAGGTGGTTCAAAATTTTGTAAAACTACATAAAGGTATTATTGATGTTAAAAGTAAAATAGGCGAAGGCACAACCTTTAAAATATTATTTCCAGCTGGTAATACACATTTTACTGAAAATGAAATTGTTTTAAACAGTAAGGCATTGCACCAGAAAAAAGAAGACTTTTTAAGCGTTCCTACGCTAGATATCACTGAGAAACCTAATAGTAATGTTCAGGTTCAAAAAACAGAAACCATACTCATTGTTGAAGACAACGTAGAATTAAGGGACTATTTAAAGTACGAGTTAAGCGATCAATATAAAGTTTTATTGGCTAGTAATGGTAAATCAGGAATAAAAATGGCTCGGGAATCATTTCCAGACGTTATTGTTACAGATGTTATTATGCCAGAAATGAGTGGTTTCGAATTTTGCAAAATTATAAAAACAGATGCGTCAACCAGTCACATTCCTTTATTAATGCTTACAGCAAAATCAACTATCGAAAATAGGATTGAAGGATTAGAAAACGGTGCAGACGCCTACATGGTAAAACCATTCGATCTTAAACTTTTAAAGCTTCGTATTTCGCAATTAATAAAAAGCCGACAATTAATTTTCGACAAATACTTTAGTGCTATAAGTGGTTCGGAAGAGAATAACAATACGAGTTCGATCGATAAAGAATTTATACAAAAACTACTAAGCTATATTAATGACAATATTAGTAATTCAAATTTAAGTGTAGAAGAATTAGCAACCCATTTAAACTTGAGTAGAAGTCAGCTTTACAGAAAAGTTAAGGCACTAACCGGGCAAACCATTAATGAGTTTATAAGAAGAATAAGGCTAGAGCGGGCAAAGCAAACCATTGAAAAAGGCAGCTCGAATATTAGTGAGGCATGTTATAGTGTTGGCTTTACGTCGCCTTCATACTTTTCTAAATGTTTTAAGGCTCATTTTGGGGTGTTACCAACCGAAATAAAGTAA